The segment ATCTTATCAAGACGTTTGTGAATCTTCATCAGCTTGGATTTCAATCCAGAAATGACCGAAAGGAACCCATACTCAGGAAACAGATCAGCAACATAAAACCCACTCACCAATCTCCCCAACTCCTCCACCAATTCGAGCAATACATCTTGTTGTTTGCAGTTACCACCAAACGACGACTTGCATACGATGTTGTTGATCATTTTCGTTACCTTGTCACGTAAGATTACAGGCTTTCCACAGGTCGATCGAATGAACTCGATGAGATGATCGACTTCTTGCTCCCTGAAACCACTGAAAGTTCGAACCTTTTTGGCACTTAAAAGTTCGACTGTGATGATCTTCTTCATCTGTCGCCAGTAATCACCGTAAGGGCCAAAAGCGACGTCGGAGCTCCCGTACAGCATAATATCAGCGAGTAGTGAGTAGGGGCGGCTGGCGAGGGCGAGATCATTGGTTTTGAAGACGTCTTTTGCTAAGCGAGGTGATGAGACGATGATGGCAGAGACCTGGCCAAGTTGCATGTGCATGATGGGACCGTATTTCTTAGCCAAGTCACGTAATGCATGTTGCGGCAGTGCTCCGGCCATCTGGTGGAGGTTTCCGATGATGGGTAGTTTTGGTGGGCCTGGTGGGAGGTTTAGAGATTTGGAAGCAGTGGGTTTTTTGTTGAGGATGAAGTAGAAGGAAAGTATGAGAGAGAATGCGACGAGGAGGAATGTGATATCGACGTCCATTGTTGTAATTTGTAATTTAGAAATGAATGGGAAGCTCTGTCTATTTATGGTAGGGAATGGATATTTGCAATTTTGCATGATTACGTTGTTGACCTTTAATTTCCGTTCTATTTTCGATTACTATTTGCCATCACGGAATCTTATTCCtgctaaaaaaacaaacaacaacgTAAAAAACGAACATCACCATTCCAGAATGGTCTCACTGCagaataagaatatatatatatatatatatatatatatatatatatatatatatatatatatatatatatatatatatatatatatatatatatatatatatatatatatatatatatatccttttaatgaaattaaagaaataataatCAAATATATACCAGCGACCTGTTGTCATTGTATGGGGACCTATAACGACTGCGTACATGTCATAGGAGATAGCTATAGGATATAGATTGACATATAGCGACGACATAGTTATGGCTATAAGTTAAGGTATAGCAGCAACAAGTTGTT is part of the Lactuca sativa cultivar Salinas chromosome 7, Lsat_Salinas_v11, whole genome shotgun sequence genome and harbors:
- the LOC111890728 gene encoding cytochrome P450 Tp9025, which produces MQNCKYPFPTINRQSFPFISKLQITTMDVDITFLLVAFSLILSFYFILNKKPTASKSLNLPPGPPKLPIIGNLHQMAGALPQHALRDLAKKYGPIMHMQLGQVSAIIVSSPRLAKDVFKTNDLALASRPYSLLADIMLYGSSDVAFGPYGDYWRQMKKIITVELLSAKKVRTFSGFREQEVDHLIEFIRSTCGKPVILRDKVTKMINNIVCKSSFGGNCKQQDVLLELVEELGRLVSGFYVADLFPEYGFLSVISGLKSKLMKIHKRLDKIFDDIFEERKIKRQRNGESEGDLLDVLFTIKESGSLQIPITDNNIKAVFENIFVGGTDTSAMTIEWAMTELMRNPNVMEKAQKEVRETFKGKKKISEIELADLVYLKCVIKETLRLHPPLPLLLPRECREHCQIDGYDIPVKMKVIVNAFACAVDPEYWDDAESFKPERFEMSCIDFMGTNFEFVPFGSGRRMCPGINFGLTSIESALAQMLYYFNWKLPSEIIPKDIDMTEKDGGVAIKKVPLMVTPNLYSPF